The genomic region gcccccgccggcccccgCGCCGCCCGGGTCCAGCCCTCGTGGCGCGGGCGCCCGCTGCCTGCGGGACCTCGAACAAAGTCTGCGCGGCGGCTGGGGCCCCCGAGCGGACGGCGCGCCCTCGCCTCGGCTCCGCTCATTGTTGCACGCCGGCCCCAGGGCTCCACCGAGCGGAGCCCTGCGACCCGGCCGGCGGGGGCCGTCCCGggcctcttccccaccccacccccccgcccggGTTTGGCGAGGCCATCGCGCCCTTGTCGGCAGTCCAATCCTCTTCCCGGCCTGTGGCCGCTTGCGACGTGGGCCGCCCAGCCCCGGCCCAGCCCGGCTCAGCCGCGGGGTCGCGAACTCGCGCGCCGGCGCCCGACTTAACTTTGCAGCTGCCCGAGCCCCGCCCGGGGCTGCGCGCCTGGGATCCGGGGTCCGGGCGCCCTTTTACTCCCCCGGACGCCTGTTTTTACCGTCCGGCCTCTCTCCCGGGGAGAGCGGGTTCGCTACCcagaggggtggggcggggcgacGGGGTCTGGGTGACTTTCTCTCCCCTGACCCTCTTTTGTCTCCTCCCGCGCGTGGCTCCCAGGCCGAGGAGGGGACAGCGCCGTTCGTCAGCTTCAGGCTTCCCCGGGGCTCGGTGCGGGGGCTCCCCGGAGCGGAGTGGGCACCGGCCCGCCCTCCCCGATCGGCCTGCCGCCTCTCCGGGCCAGCAACGCTGCCGCCGCAGCCCACACGGTGAGACCCAGCCCCGCGGGAGGCCGGGGGGAAGGGGTGCGGGAGGGGCTCGGGGCATAAACAACCCGGACGGTGGGGTTCTGACGCCGGGAGCGGAGAGGTCGAAGTGCGAGTGTCTCCACGCCCCTGGTTAGTGGCCCCTCTTGGACGCCACCCTATGCAACTTGGGCGAGCCCAAAGCTGCAGCCACAAAGGAAGATTCGTGGCGTGGGCCCCTCACTTCCCCTCCGGAGCCCGCCCACCCCTGCTCTCCTCTTCCTCGGAACTTCCTCCTtgctgctttccttcttttttccctctttttttccgtCCTTGCTTCCCAGAGCTCCTTTCCCTGACCGGATAAACATCCCccagcaacccccccccaccaccaccaccacgttGGGTACTGGGTATTTATAGAACAGATATGTGTTAGGGGACAGTCAGGCCGTCCTGCCCGGAAAATCGATCCCCCGAAGAGCCTCTCAGGCCTGGCTCCAGCCAGCAGGGAGCACCGCCAATTGTCCCCCGCGTGTGGAAGCATGTTTTATGAGTGCTACAGGTTTGAGCACAGCAGAAATTGTAAttaacattaacaaaaataagagCCACAGCAGCAGTCAAAACAACAAGCCACCCCTGTAGGATTCTGCATTTGGTTATTATTCAAAAGGAAAGAGGCGCCTTTGCTTTGGAAGTGAGAAGGGCAGGGCTCCTGGCAGGTGCTGCCCTCCCTCAgtgggtggagagggaggggagagcccaTCGTGGGACTAGTGGCTGCAGATTGGCAAGCTGGATTTGACTGCAGCATGTGCCTTTTCTCAGCTCCCAGAGATCGCCCTTGGAAGGTGACTGCTTAGAGGAGGTGTGCACTTTTGGAGGAGGTGGTGGTTTCCCAGGTCCTATTTCCAGTTGGATCCTCCAGAAGAATGGCCTAAGGTGGTTCTGCGTGAGGGATGCTTGGGAGGAGTATGGCTTCATTTGCCTAGTGAAAGTTGAATTCTTGTAGAAAGGCCATTTCTGGTCTACAGAGAAGCAGCTCTGAGGGTCAGGTGTTGTGGGGAAACTCCTTTATTGGAGAATTTGTGAGAGGATAGCTGCAGTGGGGTATCTCCCCCTTGGACCTGGACCGATGTGCACAAGTTTACAGGAGAACCGTTTTGTTGTTAGGtagtcattctctctctctccctcccttctctctctctctctctctctccctccctccctccctccccccccaccccccccacatgTGACCAAGGGCTAGGAATTCACCACACAGAAGTTAACTGATCTGTGTTGCACTGTTGATGGTGGAAGAGAATCTGTTAGGCTGGTTGATTCTGTATGTTATGGTTGAATGTTCCTGTCATAGCGACGTTTTAGTTGAGGAATTGCCGTTGGCTTTAGGGGtttgggtttatttgtttgtttggtttggaaACCTCTGACAATTTGGAAAATATCACATCGACTTTTTTCCACGTGTGGATGCAATCACATGACTTGGTGTGACCTGGGAAAGAAAGTACTTGGTTTGCATCTGGACTCCCAAGACTGAGCCTTACTAGATCAGAGCCTTTTTCCAATAGACGTACCTAACGAGATTAGAGAAAACCGAAGGTGCCCACTGGAGGAACAGCCTGCAGTGGAccagaaatgaaaagatgtgAGGGTCCTTCTCAGGACCCCTAGGAATAGATGcttgtattttgttatggtataGTATAGTTAAAATTCCAGTATGCTATTGGTCATTAGAGACTGGGTTTGGGAAGTGTGAAGTTAGGTTTTGATTGTGGtttagttttgattttatttgtacAACATTGCAGATTTCGTAGAACAAGAGAGTTTGAAAAGACCACAGCATTTGTCTGGTTCTactctttcattttacagatgaggaaatagtcAGACGGGTTGACTGGTTTGGTCAAGATTCCCCAGCCAATTCATATCAAGGCTGGAGCTAAAAGCCCAGGCCCTCCTGAGCTAGCTTCAACATCTAGTTTGACACTGCTAATCCTAGGAAGTTTGTTCATTTCGTAATAAATGCAGGAACCTTTGCAGAGCCATAGTCTCATATGTCTTTCAGGTGTTTAtaaggtttttgtgttttttttttttttccacagcacTTATACTTAGGAAGAGCTGTTTTAGAATGGGGGGGGAGGCTATTGAGGAGAGGAAAATGGTTTTGTCACAGGAGCTTGCCCATATTTTCCCTTGTAAATGAAATAGTAGGTGGGTAAATATGTGATTATCAAGATTATGAACTTTGGAATTTATTTAGTCCATTGCCCTTTTGTTCCCTATCTCCATGGATATATTATTGTATACttagtcattttgtttttttctgtttgtcctAAAAGTGTACCCAGTAACTGTCTCGATTcctgttagtttttttttcttttgatgttgtATGGGAGataataatatacttatttttttaattcccaaataTGAGTATTATATCACTGCTATAACTGTTCTGATGTTTAAAGCAGTCTCCAGTTACCATTTTACCTTTATAAAATAATTGGGATtaaagaagaatgagtattctcgttttaaaaatagaaatattttgaagaagaaaaagtagataatTCGACTTAGGGCCACACAGGCTGTCTGTGTTTGAGGAGCAGCTAAAATCCAAACTTTTTGCACTCAGTTCTGTTCCCATAACACTATACAGCATTGCTAAGAGGACTTCAGGGAAGTTTCaaaatgctcaaaaatgttaGCACAGTGAAGTATCTGCTATTTTCCACTTTATTATTGGAAGAGATTAAAACTACCAAACTGGTTAGACTATTGTtcttacataatttttcataCTAAACTATTTCATGGGCAGAGAAGGCTTTTGTAGGTCTCTCTGTTTGAACCCATACATTGTACATACCTAACAACTACATTcattctgtgtatatttttaaatgtgacagCCATGCTAGGTAGGCCGTGGCAAATAGGAATAAGCCACGTTCTGAGACTTCAAGAGGCTGAGTGAGAGGTTTTTAATGTAGGCCTGGCATATGTGTTCTGGAAAAAGTGTGACTCTTCTAgagctccctccaccccctttttCTATAATCAGTTAATTGTGCTTCTGAATTTTGTCGTGATTACAGAGTCCTGCAGTGTTTGAGATCAAAGGCCTTCCGTACTACAGCCTCGCAACTGAATGCCCGTAACATCTGGAGAGTTTTTAAGATGCCACCCACGGCTTTTAGGTGTCTAGTTGATGCATCTACTCTGGGTCCTTTTTAACCGGCTGTCATTTGCCTTAAGTCTCTGCTGATGCACTGCACGCCTAACATCTTGTGACTTGGATCCCCAGGGACGATTCCCAATTCCCTGGACGTTAACTTCATGTTTTCTTATGAAGGTACAAAGGTAGTTCCCAAATAGAACTCGGAGAGGTATCAGTTAGCAAGGGTTTATTAACATGTGTTCTTACGGTCAATAGATACTAcctgagtgcttactgtatgtTTGGGTTTATGTTAATAGGGACTTAACAAAGATAAGAGGTGACCCCGCCCTTGAATTGCTCACAGCCAGGTGGGTACATCAGGTGTCAGAAACACTTCAGTAAGATGAAATAGGCCTTAACAGTCTGTCGGGTCTAACCGTGGGCTAAatgcacagggaaggaaaggggatgTTTCACAGAAGAGGTGAGAGTTGAACTGGACATTGGAGGCTGGGGGGTTAGGAAGGAGATTCCAAGCAGCTTTTGGAAAGGATGATGATAATAGCTCTTCTTTACGAAGTACTTTATACATTTTACCTAATTTAATCCTAATAGCCCTAATGGAAAGCCCTGTTGCCATCTTTTTACAGCCAAGCatactgaggttcagagagattaagtaaatcgcccaaggtcacacatttaGTAAGTGATAGAGCTGGGATTCATTTCCTGTGTGTCTAATTGAAAATGCCTCGACTCGTAACCACTATGAAACATGACTTCACCGAAAAGCAGAGGAGCTTGAAAGAGCATGGTGTCTCCACAGTTCTTGGGGAACTCGGCTTTGTTATTCTCAGAACTGTAACAGTGCTAGATGACATTGGAAGGAAGGACTGAGGTCATTTATGTGCTACATTTTAGAACCTGGTGTCCTTGCCTATCAGTTCTTGTGTTATCTGTGGAAATGGAGTACAGTTGTAGGCCCTTGAGCAAAAGTGAGGTTAATGTCAGGTTGACCGTTTTCAGTGACAACTCTAGAAGTACTTTGGAGAGAAGAGATTTGAGGAATTCTAGACCAAGAAGCCAGGGGGCATGTTAGGAGTGGACAGTGAGGCCCAGTCAATGGAGAGGGAGTAGGATGGAGAGAGACGACAAGGCTTAATGGGGACTCGGAAGGTGAGGGAGACGCTGAGAAGGATTTCCAGATGTAAAGCTTGAGTGACTGTGGAGGTGAAGCcttttatttattggacattGAGGGTGTGGGAGGAGGAAATGGTTTGGGTAGGAAAATCGTGAATTCAGTTTGAATTGCTTGTGGGAAAGGCCATGGGTCTGTAGTTGGACACCAGGGCCAGGGCTCAGGAGAGTATATTGGGCAGGCCCAGCTAGAGGTGGCACACGTCAGCCCTTGGGTGGTTGCTGGAGCCCTGGCTGTGGTCAGGATCAACCGGGGAGAACTATGGGAGTTGAGAAGCCAGGAGAATTGAGGCTTGAACCCTGGAGGACCCCCAAACCCACCCAAGAGTAGGTGAACTAATAGTTGAGACAGCTGAGAAGACCCAGAGAAGGAGTTTGGAGGGATAGGAGGTGAACCAGTTAATTGTCAAACTCTCTCTGGTGCTAGCCACTAAACTTGtgggttatatttttaattgcaccCAACATGAAATTGCTGTTGCAAAAACTGAAGTGAATTTCTGATGCTCAGAAAGTTTTGCTTTGCTGTCTTTTTAGGAGTTGCTGAAGCCCCAAGGTTAATTTTGTCCCTAGTGAAGCCTCAGGCTTTTTGTGGCACGTACACTGGTAATGTAGGTTTTTCTTCTGaatccctccttcccaccctgaAGAGAATGGTTCTCTAGAAGAGATAGCTTTTGAATTTCAGGTCCTTGTATTTCCTGGTGCTTGAAAGACCAcagtggggatggaggggtgcAGAGTGTGGGCCTGGGAACAAAAGCAGTTGGACAAGCCAGTACTACTTTTATATATACTCATGGAGTTCCTGATTCATTTTTATGGACCGTTCTGCTTTTGGCATCGAATGGGGATAAAATAACCTGTCCAGCTACCCTGACAAAAGTTCACCTAGCATGAGCTATCATCTATGACTTTAATAAAAGGGTTTGACTAGAAGTCTTCACAAAATTGGTCTGAGAAGTAAAATCCCTCAGTCTATGAAATCACACTTCGGACAGGCCCAGGGACTGTACTGTATTCCACGTTTAGAAGCAAGCAGGGAGAAAGCTCACTCACATAATCGCTGTGCAGGTGACATGTCAGTTAAAGAAAATGCGAAGGTCTTGGTCTGCTACTAAGAAGGACTTGAAATTTCATTTTGGTATCCAGGTGATTCCAGACCACTTCCTAACTTGCCATGTGACAAATACAGACTGCTTGTACTCTTTGGGTAGTATATAAAGCCGGAAAGGTAGGATTCAGAAAGATCTCACAGAAAAACTACCGCAAAGCGTTGCGCTAATTGGTTGTAATAAGCTCCTGCAGGGCAGGGACTCTGCCACTTGTGCGGCTAGACCTTAGCCCATCATACTGGTTGAGTGAATGAGCTGCGTTGTGAATGAGGAACTGATGgttaagattttatataaaaatcaccAAGCAGGATGCATTAAGACTTGTGGGTGTTTGTCTGAGGCCGGCGAGAACTCCTAACTGAGAGGAGATCCTAGCTGCTAGTGCTCTGCCCTCCCTCACGTCTTTGCAATAATAATACTTGAAAGAAATCCCAAGCAGTTTCTCAGTAGAAGGCTGGGGGCCCCTTGGCTTGCACGGTCAGCTTTGTTTAGACGGCAGTGTTCAGGGATGGCCTGTGTGCCTGAAATAGAAGTCGCTACTCTGTATTCCTTGTTGGAAAGCTGAGTATCCCAGCAGCCCACGGAAATACACTGTGAAGAGAGCTGAGCCATTGACCAAAGGAAGGCCCCAGACTGTGTGGTGGTTGGTGGTTGGTTTGTTGCGCTGAATGGCCTTAAATGGTCATCACAGTCAATGAAGCCCAGacgtttttaaaaatagattaggGGTTTACAGGATGCTACAGTGCATATCTACATGGGAATCTCTCAAGCCTAAaagtgcacatttttttttttgccagtggtTCATACATTTTCCTAGGTGTAGTCAGTTTTCCAAGTGGTAGAGAAGACCGAGAATGAAGATGCTAGTGTTTTCACAACAGAGCTAGCTAGACTTTGAGAGAGTAGTGGACAGGACAGAcgtggtccctgccctcctggtAACGAGGAGGCTACTGAGTGAAGTGTGAAAGGGGTTACGATCTGGAGGGGGTAGAGCCAGCGCAGAGACTACATGCTCGCGCTTTCTCTGTGTCCTGTTTCGTTTTATATTAGGTTTGGGCTGAGGGGAATGCCTGGGGGgtgccagaccctgtgctgaATGTTAGGGAGAGgccagtgaacaagacagacgcTCTCGGCCTCCACAGGGAACCTGCTCCCAAGAGCCTGGATATGTGCAGCAAGCTGCTGGTCTGTCAGGTGTAGCACTCCTGGGGTCCTTGTTTTTCAGGATCCCAAGTTTCGTAGCCTTACCAAGTCCGCTcgtcttttccctttgttttctcagAGGCTGTCAGCAGCCTATCCACTCTCCCCGTCCGGGTTCTCATGAGGTCCCGCCCGGGCGTACAGCTCTTTCCATGTAGTGCAACTGACTGCCGGTACATTCAGACAGATCGGATTTTGTAAAGGTGGGCTGGGGGCTGACTTGGAAAATACCCCGTGTGAACAGACAGACCTCTTGCATCCTACTCACGGTTGCTTTCTGCCTTCCAGATTGGCGGCAGTAAGCACACAATGAATGATCACTTACACGTCGGCAGCCACGGCCACGGCCAGATCCAGGTTCAGCAGCTGTTCGAGGATAACAGTAACAAGCGGACAGTGCTCACGACACAACCCAATGGGCTCACCACGGTGGGGAAGGCGGGCTTGCCGGCGGTGCCCGAGCGGCAGCTGGAGAGCATCCACAGACGGCAGGGCAGCTCCACGTCTCTGAAGTCTATGGAAGGCCTGGGGAAGGCGAAAGCCACCCCCCTGACCCCTGAACAAGCAATGAAGCAATACGTGCAAAAACTAACCACCTTCGAGCACCATGAGATTTTCAGCTACCCCGAAATCTATTTCTTGGGTCCAAATGCAAAGAAGCGCCAGGGCATGACGGGCGGGCCCAACAACGGGGGCTATGACGACGACCAGGGATCCTACGTGCAGGTGCCCCACGATCACGTGGCTTACAGGTACGAGGTCCTCAAGGTCATCGGGAAGGGAAGCTTCGGGCAGGTGGTCAAGGCCTACGACCACAAAGTCCACCAGCACGTGGCCCTGAAGATGGTGCGGAATGAGAAGCGGTTCCACCGGCAGGCGGCGGAGGAGATCCGAATCCTGGAGCACCTGCGGAAGCAGGACAAGGACAACACCATGAACGTCATCCACATGCTGGAGAACTTCACCTTTCGGAATCACATCTGCATGACGTTCGAGCTGCTGAGCATGAACCTGTACGAGCTCATCAAGAAGAATAAGTTCCAGGGCTTCAGCCTGCCTTTGGTTCGCAAGTTTGCCCACTCGATTCTGCAGTGCTTGGATGCTTTGCACAAGAACAGAATCATTCACTGTGACCTTAAGCCCGAGAACATTCTATTAAAGCAGCAGGGTAGAAGCGGTATTAAAGTGATCGATTTCGGCTCCAGTTGTTACGAGCATCAGCGTGTCTACACATACATTCAGTCCCGTTTTTACCGGGCTCCGGAAGTGATCCTTGGCGCCAGATACGGCATGCCCATCGACATGTGGAGCCTGGGTTGCATTTTAGCAGAGCTCCTGACTGGTTACCCCCTCTTGCCTGGGGAAGATGAAGGGGACCAGCTGGCTTGTATGATTGAACTCTTGGGCATGCCCTCCCAGAAACTGCTGGATGCATCCAAACGAGCCAAAAATTTTGTGAGCTCCAAGGGTTATCCCCGTTACTGCACTGTCACGACTCTGTCAGACGGCTCTGTGGTTCTCAACGGAGGCCGCTCCCGGCGGGGGAAACTGAGGGGCCCACCCGAGAGCAGGGAGTGGGGCAATGCACTGAAGGGGTGTGACGATCCCCTTTTCCTTGACTTCTTAAAACAGTGTTTAGAATGGGATCCTGCGGTTCGCATGACCCCTGGCCAGGCTTTACGGCATCCCTGGCTGAGGAGGCGGCTGCCAAAGCCTCCAACGGGGGAGAAGACATCCGTGAAGAGGATAACCGAGAGCACTGGTGCTATCACATCCATCTCCAAGTTACCTCCACCTTCCAGCTCAGCTTCCAAACTGAGGACTAATTTGGCACAGATGACAGATGCCAATGGGAATATTCAGCAGAGGACAGTGTTGCCAAAACTCGTTAGCTGAGTTGAGTCCCCTGATGCTGGTGATCTGAAAGTACGACATTGCTGAGCCTTACCGGGTTGAAAAGGAGTAGCTCAGACCTGTTTTTATTTGCTCAATAACTCAACTCATTTGTATCTTTTCAGCACTTATTTTAATGTAAGAAagttgttcattttgtttttataaaatacatgggGACAATGCTTTAAGTTTTTATACTTCCTGAAACTGTTTTTGTGTTCTAAAAGTATGATGAGCCTTACTGTATCTAGTGTGGCAGAGTAATAAACATCAGTGGCAGGCCATTGATTACTTCGTGACTGCTGCGCATTTACAGATTGGTGTCAAAGACATTCACTGTTTCTATGGTTCATAGTATATTCTCCCCGAGGCGACTGCCCCCGcagggccccctcctccctccatgctCCAGGTTCACGCACAGGTGTAGCAGGTCCTGCCTCCGTTTCCCATAAGTCACGTGGGTGGTagtgagggtgggaggagaagggtCAGGACGACAATGATACTCTAAGAAGAACTGCAccttaaagagattttttttttttcctaaaccagTGGTCAAACAGACACGACCTTCCCAAGGTTTTAAATGCCCACTCGGCATTCTGACTTTCTAAAAGCTGCCCAAGCACACCTGGGTGGATAAATGGAAACGTGTGTGTTCCTTCAAATTCTCTAATATGATCAGCAAGCTGTTTTGTAAAGAAGCCTCAGATCATGGACTTGGTTTTGCACCTAAATATAGAAATGTATTCCATGAACTGTTCCTCCTCTTTGCTTTCctcctctctgttcctcttttACCACACATCTGTTGCTtgcattcaggtttttttttttttttcccttccttcagatatatatcccAGACTGTTAATACAGAAGAGAGACATTTCAGCTGTGATTATGACCATTGTTTCATAtcccagtttaaaaaaagaacagcagcCTAGCTACTTAAGGTGGGGATTTCCATAGTTCCAAAGAAGGTTTAGCAAATTAGAGTGAGTTCACGCTTTTCAGGTGCCACTGTAAGGTTCTCTTAGCCTGGGAAAGCATcaactctttctttaaaaagaaagaaggttgCAAATCCTCTTGCTGAACAGAAGGCATTGTGACTGTTCAGTGAGTCCAATTTTAACAACAAATTTAAAGGAGGAGAAGCTCAATCTCCAGTTAAATGGTTTGACTTATTTGCATcattagaaaaatcacaaattgcATTCCTCTGTCTTCCTTTTGGATTGCACTGATTGTTTTTGTGGGAATGACACTTTACCTGGGAAAGTAACTGAGAGTTAGGTAAAAGAATATTTTCGTCTctgaataataattattttcaaagtgaaaaattcagtattttatcaCTAATGTATGAGCAGTGGTATTTATCAATTTCAAGGCACGTGGAAGAAATTTTTTAGTATGTGCAATTTAATATAGAAAGATTTTTGCCTGTTTGGGTAATAGGTTTTGGGTAGTATAAATTAGGATAAATACTCTTTTATATGCACAGATAttattgtattgcctgtaaattGATTTACAAGTACTTAAAGCATGGTCCCCGGCGAGGCCAAGAAAGTTTCCGgttaagttctttaaatattagtCCTACAGTTTCTcttacttaaaaaggaaaaaaaagaaaaaaattagtttttggaACAAAACACTTATCTTGAGGCTTTGTCAGTTGTTGGTGGAGAAAAACGCTCAGGAAATATTACAGATATTTGCCAAAAAACGCAGTAATACGTTTAGCTTATTAATAAGATAGTGATGTTGTTATTTGCTTTACTGTTTAAGGGTGTCATTGATAAATTAATTTGTACTTCTGTATTTAGAAATGAGAGCTTCTTTCCCCTAGTCAAATTCTTTAGCATATCGTATACATTTCTGTGTCATCTGTGGAAGTGCAATAATATGGTCGtaagttgctttttaaatgatGCTCCTATGTGATGATACCCCCAATCAGTGGCTTATAGAATTTAAAGATTGtgtatttattattgaaattCTGGCTTAAAGGCATAACAAGTGTAAGACTTGGTGTGGTGGCTTTGTAAAACCATAAGCCTCTGAATGATGGTTCGCTTCTTGAggtcagtaaaataaaaacataaaggctGTTTTTCCCTTGCAAGACTCCTCTTCCATACCCATCCTCATCTTCACATTTAGGTTTACATGAACCTGAGCCTGCCATTAATAGAAGAAACATCCCTTTAAAATACATGTGAAAATTTGTAGATGGACTAATACTGCTTGTCTTTACCCCACCACATAAAACTGGTTCTTAAGATGCCAATAGTGCATTTGTGACTATATTCACAAATGTAACCGGAAACTTTTAAGCCAAACTATAAGTGCAGCACtatgcacccccaccccccaaatacaGTGAAATTTACTTCATTCACAAGAGCCACCATGTTCAGTGTTTAGTGACAGggctgctttggaaaaaaattctaGCTTAATTACGatgtccaaaaaagaaaaaaaaaaatgttgcatcTCTGTGATCTTAAATGAAGGGCTCTAATAGGCTACTAGGAGTTGGCTTGGAAACAGTCCTTGGTCTCACAGGTTACCATTGTCTAGGGATGTCTGAGCTGTTTTCAGATTTCAGACTAGCACGGTGTCTTGTCTTTGGTTGCAGTCTCATCTGCCTCCGTCCCTCGTACCTCCACAGTGCGCATGACCACGTCAGGGCGTTGTACGACTGGAACAGCACGGGGATGCTGGACAGTGCACATCAACCGTAGAGGAGAAGTTGTGCCCTTAGTGTTAACAATGTGCCTTTTGTTCCGAATGCCATGTTGTAGGGCATGCATTTTTTGGCCTC from Halichoerus grypus chromosome 6, mHalGry1.hap1.1, whole genome shotgun sequence harbors:
- the DYRK2 gene encoding dual specificity tyrosine-phosphorylation-regulated kinase 2 isoform X3 is translated as MNDHLHVGSHGHGQIQVQQLFEDNSNKRTVLTTQPNGLTTVGKAGLPAVPERQLESIHRRQGSSTSLKSMEGLGKAKATPLTPEQAMKQYVQKLTTFEHHEIFSYPEIYFLGPNAKKRQGMTGGPNNGGYDDDQGSYVQVPHDHVAYRYEVLKVIGKGSFGQVVKAYDHKVHQHVALKMVRNEKRFHRQAAEEIRILEHLRKQDKDNTMNVIHMLENFTFRNHICMTFELLSMNLYELIKKNKFQGFSLPLVRKFAHSILQCLDALHKNRIIHCDLKPENILLKQQGRSGIKVIDFGSSCYEHQRVYTYIQSRFYRAPEVILGARYGMPIDMWSLGCILAELLTGYPLLPGEDEGDQLACMIELLGMPSQKLLDASKRAKNFVSSKGYPRYCTVTTLSDGSVVLNGGRSRRGKLRGPPESREWGNALKGCDDPLFLDFLKQCLEWDPAVRMTPGQALRHPWLRRRLPKPPTGEKTSVKRITESTGAITSISKLPPPSSSASKLRTNLAQMTDANGNIQQRTVLPKLVS
- the DYRK2 gene encoding dual specificity tyrosine-phosphorylation-regulated kinase 2 isoform X1, which translates into the protein MLTRKPSAAAPAAYPTGRGGDSAVRQLQASPGLGAGAPRSGVGTGPPSPIGLPPLRASNAAAAAHTIGGSKHTMNDHLHVGSHGHGQIQVQQLFEDNSNKRTVLTTQPNGLTTVGKAGLPAVPERQLESIHRRQGSSTSLKSMEGLGKAKATPLTPEQAMKQYVQKLTTFEHHEIFSYPEIYFLGPNAKKRQGMTGGPNNGGYDDDQGSYVQVPHDHVAYRYEVLKVIGKGSFGQVVKAYDHKVHQHVALKMVRNEKRFHRQAAEEIRILEHLRKQDKDNTMNVIHMLENFTFRNHICMTFELLSMNLYELIKKNKFQGFSLPLVRKFAHSILQCLDALHKNRIIHCDLKPENILLKQQGRSGIKVIDFGSSCYEHQRVYTYIQSRFYRAPEVILGARYGMPIDMWSLGCILAELLTGYPLLPGEDEGDQLACMIELLGMPSQKLLDASKRAKNFVSSKGYPRYCTVTTLSDGSVVLNGGRSRRGKLRGPPESREWGNALKGCDDPLFLDFLKQCLEWDPAVRMTPGQALRHPWLRRRLPKPPTGEKTSVKRITESTGAITSISKLPPPSSSASKLRTNLAQMTDANGNIQQRTVLPKLVS
- the DYRK2 gene encoding dual specificity tyrosine-phosphorylation-regulated kinase 2 isoform X2, which translates into the protein MKIGGSKHTMNDHLHVGSHGHGQIQVQQLFEDNSNKRTVLTTQPNGLTTVGKAGLPAVPERQLESIHRRQGSSTSLKSMEGLGKAKATPLTPEQAMKQYVQKLTTFEHHEIFSYPEIYFLGPNAKKRQGMTGGPNNGGYDDDQGSYVQVPHDHVAYRYEVLKVIGKGSFGQVVKAYDHKVHQHVALKMVRNEKRFHRQAAEEIRILEHLRKQDKDNTMNVIHMLENFTFRNHICMTFELLSMNLYELIKKNKFQGFSLPLVRKFAHSILQCLDALHKNRIIHCDLKPENILLKQQGRSGIKVIDFGSSCYEHQRVYTYIQSRFYRAPEVILGARYGMPIDMWSLGCILAELLTGYPLLPGEDEGDQLACMIELLGMPSQKLLDASKRAKNFVSSKGYPRYCTVTTLSDGSVVLNGGRSRRGKLRGPPESREWGNALKGCDDPLFLDFLKQCLEWDPAVRMTPGQALRHPWLRRRLPKPPTGEKTSVKRITESTGAITSISKLPPPSSSASKLRTNLAQMTDANGNIQQRTVLPKLVS